The Rubrobacter tropicus nucleotide sequence TCCCCTTTCGAGCGAACGTTCGCTTTCCCTGCCGGGCATCGTAGCAGCGGACACAAGACCGGTCAACAGCCCCTGGGGTTTGCCGGCCTGATCCACGGTGACGCCGTCAGGGACGGTCATCGGGCGGGTTTGGAACTCGTCCCTACGGCCTCGGGCGTTGCGTTACGCTCTTGGTCTCTCTCGCGCCGTGACGTCGTGTACGCGGCCGAGGTCGGCTTTGGGTTTCCGGTCGTAGGTGAGGAGGCCGTTTACCTCCTGCTCGACGTCGGTGAGTTGCGTGTAGCAGAAGCCCTGGACGGGCTCGCAGGCGAGGAGGGCTTCGATCATGGCCTCGTACCGGGTCAGGAACTCCTCGGCGTCGGCGACGGTGCTGTAGCCCCACCCCCCTCTTCCCCGGCGAAGGCGATCCCCCGAACTCCGTGACGAGAATCGGCTCTCCCCCGTAGCCGTGACCGGGGACGTAGATGGACCGGTTCGCGGGCTCCGCCGCGACGGCCGATTCCGGTGTCGAGTAGGCCTTGGCCAGCGCCTTTGCGTCGCGGTAGTCGTGGATGGCGCAGAGGTCGGTCACGGCGTGTTCCCACCCGTCGTTGGAGACGACGGGGCGGGTCCCGTCCAGGGAGCGCGTAAGGTGGTAGAGGGCCAGGAGGTGCTCGACCTGCGCCGGGTCGGACTCGAGGTTGGGGACGCCCCAGCTCTCGTTCATGGGAACCCAGGCGACGATGGAAGGGTGGTTGTAGTCGCGCATGACGGCCTCCTGCCACTCGGCCGTCATGCGCCCGACGTACTCGGGGCTGTACTGGTAGGCGTTCGCCATCTCGCCCCAGACCAGGAAGCCCAGAGTGTCGGCCCAGAAGAGCCAGCGCGGGTCCTCGACCTTCTGGTGTTTGCGGGCGCCGTTGAAGCCCATCTCCCTGGCGAGCTCGATGTCCCGGCGCAGGTCGTCGTCCGTGGGGGCGGTGAGGACCCCCTCGGGGAAGTAGCCCTGATCCAGGACGAGCCGCTGGTAGTAAGGGTTGCCGTTCAGGAAGACCTTGCCGTCTCTGGTTTCCACTTTTCTCATCCCGAAGTAGCTGTGGGCGGCGTCCAGGATCTTGCCAGCTCCGTCCAGGAGTTCGAGGCGCAGATCGTAGAGGTTCGGCTCTTCCGGGCTCCAGAGGGCGAGGCCGGTCCAGGCGGAGAGGCGGGATTCGTCCGGGGCCTCGCCGCGGCGCACGAGCGGGAGGCGGCGTTCGAGGAGCGCCGACCGGACCGCGAAAGCGTCGTCGAGCACCGTCTCCCCGTCTAACTCGACGACGACGCGCAGGGACGTGCCGGGTTCGGCGCTTTCGATCTCGACCTCGACGTCCACGCAGGCTGCGTCGACGTTCGGGGTCAGGCGGAGGCGGTTTATCCTGGTGCGGTTTACGGGTTCGAGCCAGACGGACTGCCAGATGCCGGTGGTCCGAGTGTAGAAGATACCCTCGGACTCTTCCCGCCAGTACTGCTTGCCCCTCGGTATCGTGACGTCCCGGCTTGGGTCCTCGGCCCGCACGACGAGCACGTTCTCCGGGCCGCCGAGCGCGTGCGTCACGTCGGCCGAGAAGGGCGTGTGGCCGCCCTCGTGCGAGGCGACGTGCACCCCGTTGACCCAGACCTCGGCCCTGTAATCCACGGCGCCGAAGTGGAGCAGCAGGCGCTCGTCGTTTGAGACGGCGTAGTCGAACGTCCGCGCGTACCAGACCACGTCGTGAAAGGAAGTCTCGCCGATACCGGAGAGTCTGGACTGGTAGCAGAAAGGTACGGTTATCGTCCGGTCGAAGGCCGAGGATCCGTCGCGCAGGGAGCCGCCGAAGACGTTCTGCCAGCCTTCGCGGCGTCCCCGGTCTTCGTCGTCGAAGGCGAAGCGCCACTCGCCGTTCAGGTTCGTCCAGTCCTTACGTCGAAACTGCGGGCGCGGGTACTCGGGACGCGGCACGGTGCTCACGGATGCTCTCCCCTCCTGCGAAGCGGACGCTGGGCGTCCGGGCAATATAGCAGCCGGCGCCGGGTCAGTCCTCGAAGACGTAATCGACGTCCTCGAAGGAGTCCGCGGCCAGGACGTAGGCGACCCGCAACTCCGATGCGCCGGTGTTCTCGCACGAATGCGCGGCGTCGCCCGGTATAAAGACGGCGGAGCCCGCTTCGATAGGCGCCTCCTCGCCGTCCACCCGGACGCACCCGCTGCCCGAGAGCACCAGGTAGACCTCGGCCTGCCGGTGGCGGTGTTCGCCTAGAGTTCCGCCCGGCGGCATCTTCGCGACGCCCAGGTCGCGCGCCACGACGGGTTTGGGGCTCACGCTCCCTCCCGCGGCGCTCCGGGCGCCGGCAGCCCGGCCGCGCGGGTTCGCCCCCGACCGCGGGGGCGCTTCATGCCCGGCTTCCGAGGCCCTGCTCCCGGAGGTCGAGGTCCAGGAACCTGTCCCAGTTCTCGGCGATGCGGGCCGCCATCGCCTCCTCCTCGGCGCGGTTCACGCGGGCGACCTCGGCGGTCTCCCGGTCACCGGCCCGCTCGGCCAGGCGGCCGAGCAGTTCGTAGGCGGCTATCTCCGCGTGCTCGGTGACGAACGCGTCGCGGGCGTTCTGCACGCCCTTGTCCGGGCGCAGGACGTCGCCCACGCCCTTGACCTGGGCCGCGGCGATGGCCGCGAGGTCCTTGCGCGCGGACGAGAGTCCCAGCCCGCGACCGAGGGCCGTCCGGCGCTCGCGCAGGCGACGCTGCTGGTCCCTGGTCTCCTCTTTGTGCTGGCGGAAGATCCCGGCAAGCTCCGGGTCGCGGGTGTTCAGGATCAGGGAATCCAACTGGAGCAGGACGTTCTGCTCCAGAGCGCGGACGTACTCCACGTATTCGACGAGCTTCCTGCGAAGCCCCTGGGTGTCGGACATGCTCTCTCCCTTCGGTTTTCGGATCTACTTGCGGTGTTCCGTCCGGCGCATCCGAAACCGGCCGAGCGCGCGCCCGGCGAGCACGGTGCGCCCGATCCAGGAACCCCCAGGCTCGGCCCGCACCTCGTCGACGAGCGACGAGAAAGGCGGCCGGTAGACCAGCGCGAACCCCTCCTCACGCCTCTGGACGCAAAAGGGCCAGCCGGGCAAGGGTCCCACGCGGGTCGTACCCTCCTTGCCCCCGATGCGCTTCCGAACACCGGCCATAGGCGGTAGGAGGCCGTCCACGCGTTCCACGCGCCACTCGCCTTCGAGGTCGGCCAGGGCCACGTTCGGGAGAGCGCCGGGGTCGGCGCGCGGCCCGCTCCTGCTATCCGGTTCCATGAGAACCGTGTACCACCGCGGGGAGGCGGGCAAACTTCCGGCGCGCAAACCAAGGGGGGCGCCGCTCGTGCGCGGGCGCCCCCCTGGTTGCTAGTTTCGGAACGTTACGGCAGGATGCGGGAAATAGCGCTCCATTTCGTGGACTCGCCGGCCTTCATGGAGAGGATCGTCGACACCGCGATAATCGAGCCGAGGAGCCCGAGGGTTACGGTACCCAGGGTGTTGACCGTGCGCAGCAGGGAGGCGGCCTCCTCGGGCGTCTGGGCCGAGGGCTCGCTCCCGGTCGCGATGGGCACGGCCCCGTCGGGCGCCAGGCGCGAGAGCCTCAGCCCGCTGACCATGCTGGCGAGACCGGTGAGGATCGAGGCCACGAACAGCGCGTCCTTGGTGAGCACGAGGCCGCGGGCCTCCTCGTCGATCGCCTCGCCCGAGATACCGGCCCTGCCGACGAACCAGGTGGCGGCGGCCGTGCCGACCGAAACGGCGTTGACGACGTTGAAACGGTTCCAGGTCTTGTTGAGTACCTTGCCACGCTCGGCCTCGGAGCTTATGGCGTCGAGGTTGGGATTCAGGGCGGCCCT carries:
- a CDS encoding glycoside hydrolase family 2 protein; the encoded protein is MSTVPRPEYPRPQFRRKDWTNLNGEWRFAFDDEDRGRREGWQNVFGGSLRDGSSAFDRTITVPFCYQSRLSGIGETSFHDVVWYARTFDYAVSNDERLLLHFGAVDYRAEVWVNGVHVASHEGGHTPFSADVTHALGGPENVLVVRAEDPSRDVTIPRGKQYWREESEGIFYTRTTGIWQSVWLEPVNRTRINRLRLTPNVDAACVDVEVEIESAEPGTSLRVVVELDGETVLDDAFAVRSALLERRLPLVRRGEAPDESRLSAWTGLALWSPEEPNLYDLRLELLDGAGKILDAAHSYFGMRKVETRDGKVFLNGNPYYQRLVLDQGYFPEGVLTAPTDDDLRRDIELAREMGFNGARKHQKVEDPRWLFWADTLGFLVWGEMANAYQYSPEYVGRMTAEWQEAVMRDYNHPSIVAWVPMNESWGVPNLESDPAQVEHLLALYHLTRSLDGTRPVVSNDGWEHAVTDLCAIHDYRDAKALAKAYSTPESAVAAEPANRSIYVPGHGYGGEPILVTEFGGSPSPGKRGVGLQHRRRRRGVPDPVRGHDRSPPRLRARPGLLLHATHRRRAGGKRPPHLRPETQSRPRPRTRRHGARETKSVTQRPRP
- a CDS encoding cupin domain-containing protein; the protein is MSPKPVVARDLGVAKMPPGGTLGEHRHRQAEVYLVLSGSGCVRVDGEEAPIEAGSAVFIPGDAAHSCENTGASELRVAYVLAADSFEDVDYVFED
- a CDS encoding DUF892 family protein, encoding MSDTQGLRRKLVEYVEYVRALEQNVLLQLDSLILNTRDPELAGIFRQHKEETRDQQRRLRERRTALGRGLGLSSARKDLAAIAAAQVKGVGDVLRPDKGVQNARDAFVTEHAEIAAYELLGRLAERAGDRETAEVARVNRAEEEAMAARIAENWDRFLDLDLREQGLGSRA